The DNA window TGAATGAATATGGCTttgtctgcggaaatttgcggattGAAGTGTTGTTTCATACCAAAATGTTGCTTTTTAGCACTAAAAATATCGATAACTCTACGGATATAAGAGATAAAAATAAACTTGCAtaacaaaaattgtgtatttttatGTGCCAAATAAAATCTTAGAACATTTcgaaattctaaaaaatcatttagagaagttatgttgaaaaaagtgatttgtcaggggtgtatcatagaaaactacacaaatgtgtattaaaatcgaaagatagatacatagtctcttcagcaaagttatttcttattatattccctaaaactttgctgaatacagtttttttttattattttcataaatgaccaaaccaAAAGTTTGATTCTCagctttagggggattaatcaccaaacaaatactttaaaaaaatggggaatattttatagacaaactttgctgaagacactatagctcgaaaatcgtttttcgtggtcaaaacaatttcgatcacgtttttgcctaattggaaacactgtgcgatGGTTCATTATGCATCAAATATGCCGAATGATACACGTATTTCGTTTTTATGTGGTCAACAGTCGTATTTACCGTGACAGCAAAAATTTGCGAAGAAAAAACGtcgactgtgtcagagattcgcttaacacagcaagggtaagacccacgacactccgtgcgcgactagCATATTTTAGTACtgtcttacgacatgggaacaggaacccagtggctGGCTTGATACTCGATACTGGACAttactggaggcaagtgaaggtcatcgccatccaaaaaccaggaaaaccagcctccgaccacaactcgtatcgacagATTGCTACTGTCCagcatccgaaagttgttcgagaaaatgatcttactCCGCCTTGACAATTGGCTTactatcagatacacaatttggcttccgacGACAAATGACGAAtgatgctagcaaagagcagatggcatcagttttcttggatattaggggacttttgattcaatttctatcaagatttttttctgagaagctgcaccatcaTGGTCTTTcatcgattttaaaaaactttttgcCAAACTTGTCGTCTGATAAACTCATGCATTTCTCGCGCGGTCCCGAATTAGTTATATGGCTCTTtcacagggctcatgtctaagttccatactctgcaaattttacgtgaatgacattcacGAATGTTTCGCCGATTACTACACGCTTAGGCATCTTGCAgatgacggcgtggtctctattacaggtccctaAGCTGTCGATTTGGAAGGACTATTGCAAGCtatcttggacaatttgtcaatttgtttagaagtaaaaaaaattcgttctCATTGACGCTGtttattattgttttgatttttattttttatagttttacaAAACAATGGTTCGCAactataatttgcgcacagtaactgctgtaacagtaacgttgtgtgttttattattatatatattgtcttcgaattaataaattttcgtacagactgaaatactatactaacttaaacctattttcaatttgaacatttctctacttaagttaaagtcaaaataatgaaaaacgctattgaagagctgacagcaaacatctaccgggttatcgtactgcgtgcgatgagtagagcgccgaaagaagtccattctccgcagagacctaccaggaacgttgaagtccagcttagcgagaagcagagggcagtcaatgttgtcagcgagaagatcgaacacaaaaagtcgctgcagaaaaactctcctgtttcgtagcgtaggcaggttgataagagcacaacgatgctcatacggtggtagttcaaatcgatttcgccagggaagccgttgaagggcataccggacgaagctcttttgcacccgttctatgcgattaatgtgtacggtgtgatacggggcccaaacgataactccatactctagaatgctgcgtaccagactgatgtacagtgccttcaggcagtagacgtcgttgaaatcttgggtgtttcgcttgatgagtcctagtactgcataggctttagcagtaactgcattgaagtgttcgatgaaacgtagcttacggtcaagtataacaccaaggtccttgattgatgaaactcgttttactggggcagcgctcactgcatactcaaacgtaattggcgagagtattcgtgtgaatgtgattatgttgcatttctgaatgtttatagtcattccgtttctatcacaccaagtcatgatcctatctatgtccatctgaagtgcacaacaatctaccagagttgttatgatgcgataaattttcagatcatctgcgtacatcaccttacacgatgtcaattcgctgcaaatgtcattcacaaaaagcacgaagagaagaggtccaaggtgactcccttgaggtacacccgatgtgatgtcgaaagggtctgaaagtacagttccaagtcgtacagatgcactgcggtttgtaaggtacgagaagatccagttggtcagccagtccggaaatccgatTCGCCTCAACTTTTCAACAGCTAGCTGATCAGAAAGGCGATCGAAggctttggagaaatctacatacactgcatcaatttgttgtcgtttctctaatttatcaatcagcgttgacacatagctcattaagttcgtcgttgttgagcgctttctaacaaacccatgctgatctgtagtgatgatgtgttttgggaggcagctcaggattgaaattcccctgtaatttatgacgtcatggacgttaccggccttatgaattggtgttattaaagcctccttccacttggcaggaaaaatactttcaccgagagagcgattgaaaagcaTAGATATCGGTACTGTTGGGGACTGACCGCTTACCTTCCTGGGTCTTCGATAGCGGTGATAGCAGTGGTGCAGCCAGGTCCAACATCGGCCGTTGATTAGGTGGTGAAGGGGTAATGTTCCAAGGGGGACCAAATCCAAATTTGGCGGACCGTTGATTAGGACCAACAGGAGGAAACTTCGGTAATGACCAATATCAGGTCAAGCTCACTCACGCACAAAAACTCGCGGGTTAGAATAGAAACATCTTAATGACACACATTTATTCGACGGGTAAAAAACGACATGCAAATTGAACTTAAGCTCTATATTCGACTTAATTCTAAACACATTAAAAGACTTGCGGGTCTGTTGCCCGTTcttggggaccattcataaattacgtaacgcttttaggggggagggggtacgacaagttgtgacaaagaggggagggggtgttaactagatcgttacgtaacatgttttcatcgaagaaaaaattttttttcttggaatttgttacgtaacaggggagggggggatggaaaaatttgcaacaatttgttacatagggggagtgggggggtcaattttgggcaatttttgcgttacataatttatgaatggtcccttggtGGTAATCTAATTTCGACTGCCTCTTCGATCGCATTGAGGTAGATCGGAAGGTGATGATCGAGAGGCCTAGATTCGGCTGACGGTATGTGAGAGATGATGGGATCTCACTCTCTTATCGCCCGTTATCAGTTCGGCATTTTCGCTGATGATAGTAGTTGTAGGGTAATCACGGTGGCTCTCCATCGATGCACACATCGTAGATAAATTGTGCCTTCACCAATGCATAGGCTGGACCGATACCTTGGTGCTCTCGACGGTGATGTGAACGATGATTGGGTTTGCTGCTGACCAGGGATGTAGTGGATCATTGTTAGTCGCAAACATCCTCACCCACCCAGAAATTGTTGATTtctgaaaaataaagaaacagaaATATCCTCTTCGACAGGATGGGGAAAGGAACGATGATTACACCAGACTGTTGGATAGGTTGTCCTCTGCTTCGACGTCAGCATCGGAGTCTGGTAGCGGTAGAATGCATAATTTTTCTACAGGGCGTGTTAGCATTCCACCAGCTGTTTTGACGGTAACGACGCGTACTACCTGATCGTCGCCAGGATGGAGTTTGTGTATCCTTCCCATTCTCCATCGCATTGGGGGCAGATTGTCGTCTTGGATCACGACCAGCTTGCCCACCTCGATTTGAACTGGTGGCTTCCAGCGTTTGGTCCTAGCTTGGAGTTGGCACAGGTATTCCCGGCGCCATCTGCGCCAAAAATCTTGAAGCTTACGTTGCATTAACTGCCATTTATTCAGACGGTTGAGCTGAACATTTTCAAGATTGGGTTCAGGAAGGGCTTGAAGCGAGGCTCCGACAAGGAAATGCGATGGCGTCAACGGTTCTAGATCATTGGGATCTTCTGACATGGACGTTAGCGGTCGGGAATTGAGGCATCTTTCCACCTGCACGAGTAGTGTTGTAAAATCTTCCGGTGATACCGGATTTTCACCGATGACCTTCAGTAGGTGTTTTTTAGCAGATCGAACTGCTGCCTCCCAGATGTCTCCTAAATGTGGGGCGCTAGGTGGTGAAAAATGCCATTGAATGCCTTCTGTAGCATAAGCCGTAGACACCACTTCTCGGTGGGTTTTGTCATTTAATAGTATAAGGAACTCTCGCAGTTTATTCCTAGCCCCGACGAAGTTGGTGCCGTTATCCGAAAATATGTCGGTACATTTCCCTCGTCTCGCGACAAATCGACGTAGAGCTTGAAGGAACCGATCAGTCGACAAATCCGAAACAAGCTCTAGATGAACGGCCTTGATACACAGGCAAATGAAAAGCGCGACATAGGCTTTCACAGCGGGCCGTCGCGGTGCTGGTCGAAGATAAACTGGACCGAAATAATGGACGCCAGCTCGGGAGAATGGACGTGATACTGTAACTCTGGATGCTGGCAGCTCCCCCATGAATTGCTGAATTCTGGTTGGCTTAACACGAAAACATCGTAGAAATTTGTGGACGATCTGTCTAACGACATCTCTCCCTCCTAAAGGCCAATAACGCAACCTTACCGTACCCAATAGAAGCTGGGGACCTGCGTGTAGAAGGCGCTCGTGGTAATGCTTCAATAGCATACGAGTGAAAACATGACGAGCGGGTAAAGGAATTGGATGTTTGGCATCGTCAGCTTCTTCGGATTTGCTGATTCGACCACCTACTCTGATAATTCCGTCCTTGGATAAATATGGGTTATACCATCGTAACGGAGATTTCGCTGGCATATGCTGGCCTTTCCGCAACGCCTTCCACTCTTCGGCGAACATTTCCTCTTGTACTCGTCTTACTAGCGTGTATTCTGATTCTCGAAGTTGAGCGGTAGAGAGGAAGGAACCATCCCTTCGCTCGTGCCTGGGTTTACGAAGAAGCTTAATCAACCGCAGCCAATACGCAGTCCGGCGAATCACGTCGGTGTAAGATGCAAACCGTTTAAAGTAGTTCTCGTTGAACGCGGCCAGTGATGCAGCAGAATTCGCCACGATAGTGTGTCGTCTTTCTTCTTCTCCGATTTCGGCTGAGTTCTCCGGTTGTTTTGGATATCTCGTCGGGTCCGCTTCCAACCAACTCGGTCCATTCCACCAGAAATTATTTTCCAAGATGTCTTCTGGCGATATTCCCCTGGGAATCAGGTCTGCTGGATTTTCGACTCCAGGCACGTGTCCCCAGAAGCATCCTTCGGTGATGGTTTGTATTTTTGCCACACGATTGGCAACGTAGGTGACCCATATTGTTGGAGTGGCTAGAAGCCAACGTAGTACACACGTGGAATCCGTCCAGAAGTAGGTTTTTAGCTTCATTTTGATAGAATCTTGGACCTTTTCGTAAAGCTGAGCTGCTAAGAGTGCACCGCAAAGCTCTAGCCGTGGGATAGTTTGGCATTTGAGCGGGGAAACCTTCGATTTTGAGGTGAGAAGCCGTACCAAAACTTCTTTCCTTGAGTTCTGGCTCCGCAGATACAGGCATGCTCCAAAAGCCTTCTCTGAAGCGGCAGAAAAGCAGTGTATTTCAACCGATGTTGCTCCTGGTATGATCACGCAGCGTTCGATACTAATCGTGTTGAATAACGGTAGTTGAGCATGGTACTTCTTCCAAACCTCACCCACCGTGGAAGGTAGTGGCTGATCCCATTCCAGTTTTCCACCATTTTCATCTTGAAGTGTCCACAGACGCTGCATAAATATTTTTGCCGTAGTGATAGCTGCTCCTAGCAACCCCAATGGGTCAAATAATGTAGCAATAACTGACAAGATCTGACGTTTCGAAAGCTTGGTATCCTCTTCCAACTCCGGAATGTTGAATTGGAACCTTAGCACATCGGGTTTTGGCAGCCATGTTAGGCCTAGAGTTTTTACGGAAGCCGTTGGATCCAGAGAAACCTCCTCGGAATCTCTAATTGCCAAATCTTCGGGTGAGATATCGTCCAGCACCTTGGGGCAATTGGAAGCCCATTttcttagtttgaaacctcCCCTCGACATCATCTTGTCCAGTTGAAATCGCATTTCCAGCGCCGTTTCAACGTCGTCTGATCCTGTGATGACATCGTCCATATACGTATCCTCGTTAGCAGCCCTTGCTGCAAGTGGAAATCGTCCTTCCTCCTCCGTTGCCAACTGTTTCAGCGTTCTGGTGGCTAGAAACGGCGCTGGCTTGGTTCCATACGTGACGGTATTTAACTCGTAAACCTCAACCTCCTCTCCTGGAGCTGCACGCCATAAGATGCACTGAAGCGGTCTATCTTCCGGACTGAGGTTGATCTGGCGGAACATTTTCTCAACATCGGAAACTAGCATTATTTGTCGAGTTCGACACCGCAGGACTATGGACCGTAAGTCGTCTTGTATTACTGGCCCAACCAGCAACACATCATTCAACGACACCCCTGAAGAAGTTTTACAGGAGGCATCGAAGACTACTCGCACCTTGGTGGTGGTACTTGCCTCTTTTACCACCGGATGGTACGGAAGATAGCACCGTTGCACCGAGCTTAGCTTGCTCGACCTTCCGCATATGGCCCAACCGAAGATATTCCTCCATGAAAGCGTTATACTGCTCACGCAACTTGGCATCCCTTGCCAACCTGCGTTCCGTTCCCTGAAGGCGTCGGAAGGCGATATCCCTTGACTCGCCTAGCCGGAGAAGGAGGTCTTCATTTTTGGGAAGTGCGACTGTGTACCGACCATCTTCTTCGCGCCGAACGATTTGCTGAAACAGCTCCTCACAACGATTTTCCTCCAGGGAATAAGCATTGCTAGATCCGATATCCTCGCTGGCCCAAAAGCGTTTCATCAATGCGTCTAAACCTTCAGTTGAAGCTACGTTGCAGTTAATGTGAAGTGAATCCAGCGTACTAAACACACCACCGCAAACAACCCAACCGAACACTGAGTGATTTAGTGTTGGTTGCTGTTCTCCCAGTGAGATCCGTCTTCCTGTCTCGAAGAAATCGAAGAAGTTCTCGATTCCGAGAACCATATCCACCCCTTTGGATTCGAAAAAGGCGGGATCGGCCAGTTCGATCCCATTTGGGATTGACCATGCATCAATTTTGATTGTTGATGTGGGAAGGTTAACCGTAACCTTGGGTAGTACCAAAAATCCCAAATCTCGCGAGAAATTGGAAATCCGCGAACGTACCATAGCTCGAATCCTGTGCTTGACCCTTGTTGCCGCTTGACCAATGCCAAGAACCGAGATGTCCACCTTATCTCGAGTCACCTTCAAACGCTGACACAATCGTTCCGTGATAAAGTTGCTCTCAGACCCCGAGTCTAAAAGAGCACGTGCTGGATACTGGTTGCTTTCATCGTCTTCCACCATGACGACCG is part of the Topomyia yanbarensis strain Yona2022 chromosome 1, ASM3024719v1, whole genome shotgun sequence genome and encodes:
- the LOC131675834 gene encoding uncharacterized protein LOC131675834, with the protein product MLVSDVEKMFRQINLSPEDRPLQCILWRAAPGEEVEVYELNTVTYGTKPAPFLATRTLKQLATEEEGRFPLAARAANEDTYMDDVITGSDDVETALEMRFQLDKMMSRGGFKLRKWASNCPKVLDDISPEDLAIRDSEEVSLDPTASVKTLGLTWLPKPDVLRFQFNIPELEEDTKLSKRQILSVIATLFDPLGLLGAAITTAKIFMQRLWTLQDENGGKLEWDQPLPSTVGEVWKKYHAQLPLFNTISIERCVIIPGATSVEIHCFSAASEKAFGACLYLRSQNSRKEVLVRLLTSKSKVSPLKCQTIPRLELCGALLAAQLYEKVQDSIKMKLKTYFWTDSTCVLRWLLATPTIWVTYVANRVAKIQTITEGCFWGHVPGVENPADLIPRGISPEDILENNFWWNGPSWLEADPTRYPKQPENSAEIGEEERRHTIVANSAASLAAFNENYFKRFASYTDVIRRTAYWLRLIKLLRKPRHERRDGSFLSTAQLRESEYTLVRRVQEEMFAEEWKALRKGQHMPAKSPLRWYNPYLSKDGIIRVGGRISKSEEADDAKHPIPLPARHVFTRMLLKHYHERLLHAGPQLLLGTVRLRYWPLGGRDVVRQIVHKFLRCFRVKPTRIQQFMGELPASRVTVSRPFSRAGVHYFGPVYLRPAPRRPAVKAYVALFICLCIKAVHLELVSDLSTDRFLQALRRFVARRGKCTDIFSDNGTNFVGARNKLREFLILLNDKTHREVVSTAYATEGIQWHFSPPSAPHLGDIWEAAVRSAKKHLLKVIGENPVSPEDFTTLLVQVERCLNSRPLTSMSEDPNDLEPLTPSHFLVGASLQALPEPNLENVQLNRLNKWQLMQRKLQDFWRRWRREYLCQLQARTKRWKPPVQIEVGKLVVIQDDNLPPMRWRMGRIHKLHPGDDQVVRVVTVKTAGGMLTRPVEKLCILPLPDSDADVEAEDNLSNSLV